A window of the Lactuca sativa cultivar Salinas chromosome 7, Lsat_Salinas_v11, whole genome shotgun sequence genome harbors these coding sequences:
- the LOC111894586 gene encoding bifunctional fucokinase/fucose pyrophosphorylase isoform X1 translates to MKKLGYSSTTKIMKKQRLELEGVLRKSWYRLRLSVRCPSRVPTWDAIVLTAASPEQAALYEWQLKRAVRLGRISDSTVTLAVPDPEGHRIGSGAATLNAILALANHYNASQVANNCSDGCYVVPDESSENEVSTSMVNLIRKKHILLLHAGGDSKRVPWANPMGKVFLPLPYLADDDPDGPVPLLFDHILAIASCARQAYNNEGGLFIMTGDVVPCFDASAMVLPEDTSCIITVPITLDIASNHGVIVASKTGNSDEICSVSPVANLLQKPNMEELTRQHAVLDDGRTLLDTGIICVRGKAWEDLAMLSCMSQPIISQLVKTKKEMSLYEDLVAAWVPSRHGWLCSRPFGEQLVRSLGKQTMYSYCAYDLLFLHFGTSSEVLDHLSSRLVGRRHLCSIPGTTMSDIAASAIIVSSKISPGVSIGEDSLVYESSVSDGIQIGSLCIVVGVNIPEKKFVLPDRHCLWEVPLIGGIGLGCSERVIVYCGLHDNPKNPLSISKDATFCGKPWEKVLHDLGIHENDLWSSQEKCLWNAKLFPVIPYSEMLSLANWLMGLEKYENNQRFHSLWKMARRLSLEELHRSIDFPQMCLISSNHQADLAAEIGKASLTFGLLGRNLSQLCQEVLQMKDSGDKICKHFLSLQSQNSKIVPRSRAFQVQADLLRACGNHEEASQIQHQVWASVAEETASAVRYGFKESSNNNSKGGNGKKKKNKKVKVELPVRVDFVGGWSDTPPWSLERGGCVLNMAISLENRLPIGTMIETTETGIIEITDDASNELHIQKENICPPFHDNDPFRLVKSALLVTGILHDSNIMVMGLRVKTWAHIPRGSGLGTSSILAAAVVKGLLRIIDGDESNENVARLVLLLEQIMGTGGGWQDQIGGLYPGIKLTTSFPGIPLRLQVLPLLASPTLVTELQERLLLVFTGQVRLAHQVLQKVVTRYLQRDNLLISTIKRLAELAKSGREALMNSNIDEVGEIMMETWRLHQELDPHCSNQFVDALFRFAHTYCCGYKLVGAGGGGFALLLAKNVQTARQLRHALALEQNRKIFDVKVYNWSLS, encoded by the exons ATGAAGAAATTAGGATATTCAAGCACCACCAAAATTATGAAGAAGCAACGTTTAGAGTTGGAAGGAGTGTTGAGAAAATCATGGTACCGGTTAAGATTATCGGTTCGTTGCCCATCTAGGGTTCCCACTTGGGATGCCATCGTCCTCACCGCTGCTAGCCCTGAACAAGCCGCACTCTACGAGTGGCAGCTGAAACGAGCTGTACGGTTGGGTCGGATTTCGGATTCCACTGTTACTCTTGCCGTACCCGATCCCGAGGGTCATCGCATTGGTTCAGGCGCAGCTACTCTCAATGCCATTCTTGCCCTAGCCAATCATTACAACGCTTCTCAA GTGGCAAACAACTGCAGTGATGGATGTTATGTAGTACCCGATGAAAGCTCGGAAAATGAAGTTTCCACCTCAATGGTTAATCTCATAAGGAAAAAACATATACTACTTCTTCATGCGGGTGGTGACTCGAAGAGGGTCCCATGGGCTAATCCCATGGGGAAAGTCTTCTTGCCACTTCCATATCTGGCAGATGATGACCCTGATGGACCGGTACCCTTGCTTTTTGATCATATACTTGCAATAGCTTCTTGTGCACGACAGGCTTATAACAATGAAG GTGGGCTATTCATCATGACTGGTGATGTGGTTCCATGTTTTGATGCATCTGCAATGGTTCTTCCTGAGGATACATCTTGCATCATAACTGTTCCTATCACTCTTGATATAGCTTCCAACCATGGTGTGATTGTGGCATCCAAAACTGGAAACTCGGATGAAATTTGTTCAGTATCTCCTGTAGCAAATCTACTTCAGAAACCTAACATGGAGGAGCTTACTAGACAGCATGCAGTTCTTGATGATGGTAGGACATTACTTGACACCGGTATCATATGTGTTAGAGGTAAAGCATGGGAAGACCTTGCTATGCTTTCTTGTATGAGCCAACCCATCATCTCACAACTAGTGAAAACTAAAAAAGAG ATGAGTTTGTATGAAGATCTTGTGGCTGCTTGGGTACCCTCAAGGCACGGATGGTTGTGTTCAAGACCTTTTGGTGAACAACTTGTGAGGAGTTTGGGGAAACAGACCATGTACAGCTACTGTGCTT ATGATCTGTTGTTCTTGCACTTTGGAACATCAAGTGAAGTTTTGGATCACTTGAGTTCAAGACTTGTAGGGCGAAGGCATCTGTGTTCCATTCCTGGAACAACAATGTCTGATATTGCAGCATCTGCCATCATAGTTTCTAGTAAAATCTCACCCGGGGTATCAATTGGTGAAGATTCTCTTGTATATGAGTCATCGGTTTCAGATGGAATACAAATCGGTTCCCTCTGTATAGTAGTTGGTGTCAACATACCAGAAAAAAAGTTTGTCCTTCCTGATCGCCATTGTCTTTGGGAGGTTCCTTTGATAGGAGGAATAGGATTAGGATGCAGCGAAAGGGTTATTGTGTATTGTGGGCTTCATGATAATCCCAAAAACCCTCTTTCAATTTCAAAAGATGCTACTTTCTGTGGGAAACCATGGGAGAAGGTTCTACATGATTTGGGCATACATGAAAATGACTTATGGAGCTCTCAAGAAAAATGCTTGTGGAATGCAAAGCTGTTTCCAGTCATTCCATATTCTGAGATGCTTAGCCTTGCAAACTGGCTTATGGGGTTAGAAAAATATGAAAACAATCAAAGGTTTCATTCTTTATGGAAAATGGCACGACGTCTCAGTTTGGAAGAGCTGCATAGATCAATAGATTTCCCACAAATGTGTTTAATTTCTAGCAACCATCAAGCGGATCTTGCAGCTGAAATTGGTAAAGCTTCTCTTACTTTCGGCTTGCTTGGGAGGAATTTGTCTCAGTTGTGTCAAGAGGTTTTGCAGATGAAAGATTCAGGAGACAAAATATGCAAACATTTTCTTTCCTTGCagtcacaaaactccaaaattGTCCCTAGAAGCCGAGCTTTTCAGGTGCAAGCAGATCTCCTTCGTGCATGCGGCAACCATGAAGAAGCATCTCAGATCCAACACCAAGTTTGGGCTTCTGTTGCTGAGGAAACTGCTTCAGCGGTCAGATATGGCTTTAAGG AGTCATCCAATAATAATAGTAAAGGAGGAaatgggaagaagaagaagaataaaaaAGTGAAAGTGGAGTTGCCTGTTCGGGTTGACTTTGTTGGTGGTTGGAGCGATACTCCACCATGGAGCTTAGAGCGGGGGGGTTGTGTGTTGAACATGGCTATAAGTTTGGAGAATCGTCTCCCAATCGGAACCATGATAGAAACCACAGAAACAGGCATCATAGAAATCACGGATGATGCTTCAAACGAGTTGCACATCCAAAAGGAAAACATCTGCCCCCCGTTCCACGACAACGACCCGTTTCGCCTTGTGAAATCCGCTTTGCTTGTTACGGGTATTCTTCATGACAGCAACATTATGGTAATGGGTCTACGGGTCAAAACTTGGGCCCATATACCTCGTGGAAGTGGGTTGGGTACTTCTAGCATCTTGGCTGCAGCTGTTGTGAAAGGACTCCTTCGTATCATTGATGGGGATGAAAGTAATGAGAATGTTGCTAGACTTGTGTTGCTACTTGAACAGATCATGGGCACCGGAGGTGGCTGGCAGGATCAGATTGGAGGTCTATACCCGGGTATAAAGCTTACCACCAGTTTTCCAGGAATACCTTTGCGTCTTCAAGTCCTTCCCCTTTTGGCTTCTCCTACATTAGTTACAGAGCTGCAGGAACGTCTGCTTCTTGTCTTTACTGGTCAG GTTCGACTGGCACACCAGGTGCTACAAAAGGTGGTAACGCGTTATCTACAAAGGGATAATCTGCTTATATCAACCATCAAGCGGCTTGCTGAGCTGGCTAAAAGTGGGAGGGAAGCTTTGATGAACTCCAACATAGACGAGGTAGGAGAGATAATGATGGAGACATGGAGGTTGCATCAGGAACTTGATCCTCACTGCAGCAATCAGTTTGTTGATGCTCTTTTTCGTTTTGCTCATACTTATTGCTGTGGGTATAAGCTTGTTGGGGCTGGGGGTGGAGGATTTGCGCTGCTTCTTGCCAAAAATGTTCAAACTGCACGCCAATTGAGACATGCACTTGCACTTGAACAAAACAGGAAAATCTTTGATGTCAAGGTCTATAATTGGAGCCTCTCTTGA
- the LOC111894586 gene encoding bifunctional fucokinase/fucose pyrophosphorylase isoform X2, whose product MKKLGYSSTTKIMKKQRLELEGVLRKSWYRLRLSVRCPSRVPTWDAIVLTAASPEQAALYEWQLKRAVRLGRISDSTVTLAVPDPEGHRIGSGAATLNAILALANHYNASQVANNCSDGCYVVPDESSENEVSTSMVNLIRKKHILLLHAGGDSKRVPWANPMGKVFLPLPYLADDDPDGPVPLLFDHILAIASCARQAYNNEGGLFIMTGDVVPCFDASAMVLPEDTSCIITVPITLDIASNHGVIVASKTGNSDEICSVSPVANLLQKPNMEELTRQHAVLDDGRTLLDTGIICVRGKAWEDLAMLSCMSQPIISQLVKTKKEMSLYEDLVAAWVPSRHGWLCSRPFGEQLVRSLGKQTMYSYCAYDLLFLHFGTSSEVLDHLSSRLVGRRHLCSIPGTTMSDIAASAIIVSSKISPGVSIGEDSLVYESSVSDGIQIGSLCIVVGVNIPEKKFVLPDRHCLWEVPLIGGIGLGCSERVIVYCGLHDNPKNPLSISKDATFCGKPWEKVLHDLGIHENDLWSSQEKCLWNAKLFPVIPYSEMLSLANWLMGLEKYENNQRFHSLWKMARRLSLEELHRSIDFPQMCLISSNHQADLAAEIGKASLTFGLLGRNLSQLCQEVLQMKDSGDKICKHFLSLQSQNSKIVPRSRAFQVQADLLRACGNHEEASQIQHQVWASVAEETASAVRYGFKESSNNNSKGGNGKKKKNKKVKVELPVRVDFVGGWSDTPPWSLERGGCVLNMAISLENRLPIGTMIETTETGIIEITDDASNELHIQKENICPPFHDNDPFRLVKSALLVTGILHDSNIMVMGLRVKTWAHIPRGSGLGTSSILAAAVVKGLLRIIDGDESNENVARLVLLLEQIMGTGGGWQDQIGGLYPGIKLTTSFPGIPLRLQVLPLLASPTLVTELQERLLLVFTGSTGTPGATKGGNALSTKG is encoded by the exons ATGAAGAAATTAGGATATTCAAGCACCACCAAAATTATGAAGAAGCAACGTTTAGAGTTGGAAGGAGTGTTGAGAAAATCATGGTACCGGTTAAGATTATCGGTTCGTTGCCCATCTAGGGTTCCCACTTGGGATGCCATCGTCCTCACCGCTGCTAGCCCTGAACAAGCCGCACTCTACGAGTGGCAGCTGAAACGAGCTGTACGGTTGGGTCGGATTTCGGATTCCACTGTTACTCTTGCCGTACCCGATCCCGAGGGTCATCGCATTGGTTCAGGCGCAGCTACTCTCAATGCCATTCTTGCCCTAGCCAATCATTACAACGCTTCTCAA GTGGCAAACAACTGCAGTGATGGATGTTATGTAGTACCCGATGAAAGCTCGGAAAATGAAGTTTCCACCTCAATGGTTAATCTCATAAGGAAAAAACATATACTACTTCTTCATGCGGGTGGTGACTCGAAGAGGGTCCCATGGGCTAATCCCATGGGGAAAGTCTTCTTGCCACTTCCATATCTGGCAGATGATGACCCTGATGGACCGGTACCCTTGCTTTTTGATCATATACTTGCAATAGCTTCTTGTGCACGACAGGCTTATAACAATGAAG GTGGGCTATTCATCATGACTGGTGATGTGGTTCCATGTTTTGATGCATCTGCAATGGTTCTTCCTGAGGATACATCTTGCATCATAACTGTTCCTATCACTCTTGATATAGCTTCCAACCATGGTGTGATTGTGGCATCCAAAACTGGAAACTCGGATGAAATTTGTTCAGTATCTCCTGTAGCAAATCTACTTCAGAAACCTAACATGGAGGAGCTTACTAGACAGCATGCAGTTCTTGATGATGGTAGGACATTACTTGACACCGGTATCATATGTGTTAGAGGTAAAGCATGGGAAGACCTTGCTATGCTTTCTTGTATGAGCCAACCCATCATCTCACAACTAGTGAAAACTAAAAAAGAG ATGAGTTTGTATGAAGATCTTGTGGCTGCTTGGGTACCCTCAAGGCACGGATGGTTGTGTTCAAGACCTTTTGGTGAACAACTTGTGAGGAGTTTGGGGAAACAGACCATGTACAGCTACTGTGCTT ATGATCTGTTGTTCTTGCACTTTGGAACATCAAGTGAAGTTTTGGATCACTTGAGTTCAAGACTTGTAGGGCGAAGGCATCTGTGTTCCATTCCTGGAACAACAATGTCTGATATTGCAGCATCTGCCATCATAGTTTCTAGTAAAATCTCACCCGGGGTATCAATTGGTGAAGATTCTCTTGTATATGAGTCATCGGTTTCAGATGGAATACAAATCGGTTCCCTCTGTATAGTAGTTGGTGTCAACATACCAGAAAAAAAGTTTGTCCTTCCTGATCGCCATTGTCTTTGGGAGGTTCCTTTGATAGGAGGAATAGGATTAGGATGCAGCGAAAGGGTTATTGTGTATTGTGGGCTTCATGATAATCCCAAAAACCCTCTTTCAATTTCAAAAGATGCTACTTTCTGTGGGAAACCATGGGAGAAGGTTCTACATGATTTGGGCATACATGAAAATGACTTATGGAGCTCTCAAGAAAAATGCTTGTGGAATGCAAAGCTGTTTCCAGTCATTCCATATTCTGAGATGCTTAGCCTTGCAAACTGGCTTATGGGGTTAGAAAAATATGAAAACAATCAAAGGTTTCATTCTTTATGGAAAATGGCACGACGTCTCAGTTTGGAAGAGCTGCATAGATCAATAGATTTCCCACAAATGTGTTTAATTTCTAGCAACCATCAAGCGGATCTTGCAGCTGAAATTGGTAAAGCTTCTCTTACTTTCGGCTTGCTTGGGAGGAATTTGTCTCAGTTGTGTCAAGAGGTTTTGCAGATGAAAGATTCAGGAGACAAAATATGCAAACATTTTCTTTCCTTGCagtcacaaaactccaaaattGTCCCTAGAAGCCGAGCTTTTCAGGTGCAAGCAGATCTCCTTCGTGCATGCGGCAACCATGAAGAAGCATCTCAGATCCAACACCAAGTTTGGGCTTCTGTTGCTGAGGAAACTGCTTCAGCGGTCAGATATGGCTTTAAGG AGTCATCCAATAATAATAGTAAAGGAGGAaatgggaagaagaagaagaataaaaaAGTGAAAGTGGAGTTGCCTGTTCGGGTTGACTTTGTTGGTGGTTGGAGCGATACTCCACCATGGAGCTTAGAGCGGGGGGGTTGTGTGTTGAACATGGCTATAAGTTTGGAGAATCGTCTCCCAATCGGAACCATGATAGAAACCACAGAAACAGGCATCATAGAAATCACGGATGATGCTTCAAACGAGTTGCACATCCAAAAGGAAAACATCTGCCCCCCGTTCCACGACAACGACCCGTTTCGCCTTGTGAAATCCGCTTTGCTTGTTACGGGTATTCTTCATGACAGCAACATTATGGTAATGGGTCTACGGGTCAAAACTTGGGCCCATATACCTCGTGGAAGTGGGTTGGGTACTTCTAGCATCTTGGCTGCAGCTGTTGTGAAAGGACTCCTTCGTATCATTGATGGGGATGAAAGTAATGAGAATGTTGCTAGACTTGTGTTGCTACTTGAACAGATCATGGGCACCGGAGGTGGCTGGCAGGATCAGATTGGAGGTCTATACCCGGGTATAAAGCTTACCACCAGTTTTCCAGGAATACCTTTGCGTCTTCAAGTCCTTCCCCTTTTGGCTTCTCCTACATTAGTTACAGAGCTGCAGGAACGTCTGCTTCTTGTCTTTACTG GTTCGACTGGCACACCAGGTGCTACAAAAGGTGGTAACGCGTTATCTACAAAGGGATAA
- the LOC111894573 gene encoding F-box protein At5g39250, protein MSNANSGAGKNKMSIILKAVFPLLEGTDLAACMVVCKQWENVAQDDYLWKCLCIKKWPSISASPLVNNYRKIFKALCICEKDHRPTSLAPGISLSDLDFYIDIWDADEGHGRLLFSEIASGPTLREGNMSPPDGIVPGLTDHLEGPEYKLTLPVKSSLSISSAQEVRVSVLIARKDSNKVACILNHLLDCNTCIDWSEGRAIAYAQIAEFPLACPFVNFATSNINCEISLLFISRGGGGQCLDVFGIEMNFLTAYTEEGVLWLLSMLQWQ, encoded by the coding sequence ATGAGTAATGCAAATTCTGGTGCGGGCAAGAATAAGATGTCGATAATACTAAAGGCTGTTTTTCCGCTACTTGAAGGAACCGACTTAGCTGCATGTATGGTAGTATGCAAGCAATGGGAAAATGTAGCTCAAGACGACTACTTATGGAAGTGTCTTTGCATCAAGAAATGGCCATCAATATCTGCGTCTCCTTTGGTAAATAATTACCGCAAGATATTCAAAGCATTATGCATATGTGAAAAGGATCATCGTCCAACTTCCTTAGCTCCAGGTATCTCCTTGAGTGACCTGGACTTCTATATCGATATATGGGATGCAGACGAAGGCCATGGGAGGTTACTCTTTTCAGAAATTGCATCAGGTCCTACCCTTCGTGAAGGCAATATGAGCCCGCCGGATGGGATCGTCCCCGGGCTGACGGATCATTTAGAGGGTCCCGAGTACAAGCTAACCTTGCCGGTAAAATCATCATTGTCGATTTCTTCAGCACAGGAGGTTCGTGTTTCGGTGCTCATAGCACGGAAGGACTCCAATAAAGTTGCATGCATACTAAACCACTTGCTTGATTGCAATACTTGCATAGACTGGTCTGAAGGGAGAGCAATTGCATATGCTCAAATAGCTGAGTTCCCACTTGCATGCCCCTTCGTCAACTTTGCCACGTCCAACATTAACTGTGAGATCTCTTTGTTGTTTATCAGCCGTGGTGGTGGTGGTCAATGCCTTGATGTTTTTGGGATCGAAATGAACTTTTTAACGGCCTACACTGAGGAAGGGGTGCTCTGGCTCTTGTCCATGCTTCAGTGGCAATAG
- the LOC111894643 gene encoding calcium-transporting ATPase, endoplasmic reticulum-type has translation MDEKAFPAWSWSVDDCLKAYNVKLEKGLCSYDVEKQREVHGWNELKKEKGKPVWELVIQQFDDMLVKILVVAAFISFMLAYFEETDESQEYSGGGYVEPVVIVLILILNAIVGVWQETNAEKALEALKEMQCESCKTLRDGYLVPDLPARELVPGDIVELRVGDKVPADMRVAVLKTSTLRVEQSSLTGESVPVLKGNHTINDDDSSCDLQAKDNMVFGGTTIVNGSCTCIVVNTGMRSEIGEIQKQIHEASMEESETPLKKKLDEFGNSLTTVIGAVCLAVWVINYKYFLTWEMAGSWPTDIRFSFDKCTYYFKISVALAVAAIPEGLPAVITTCLALGTRKMAQKKAIVRKLGSVETLGCTTVICSDKTGTLTTNQMSVSEIFTFGGKTTNAPRMFHVEGTTYDPKDGGIVDWSCFNMDANLQAVAEICAVCNDAGIYFDGRVFRVTGLPTEAALKVLVEKMGVPDPDVKARNKQIMANYLIDNNSVKLGCCEWWMKRSKRVGTLELDRVRKSMSVIVREPTGQNRLLVKGAVESLVERSSAVQLANGRVVPMDEASREVLLWRHAEMSGKGLRCLGLAYKDDLGDLSDYNGQHHPHHPKLLDPACYSSIETDLIFVGVVGLRDPPRDEVDSAIEECRGAGIKVLVITGDYKSTAEAICKEIGLFDEFEDLRGKSFTGKDFMGLSPLQQRDILSKPGGKVFSRAEPRHKQEIVRMLKEMGEVVAMTGDGVNDAPALKLADIGIAMGITGTEVAKEASDMVLADDNFSTIVSAVGEGRSIYNNMKAFIRYMISSNVGEVISIFLSAAVGIPECMIPVQLLWVNLVTDGPPATALGFNPADVDIMRKPPRKSSEALIDSWVLFRYLVIGCYVGIATVGVFVVWYTQASFLGVDLIGEDGHTLVSVSQLTNWGDCPSWPDFSVAPFAVASNRVMAFPNPCDYFTTGKLKPMTLSLSVLVAIEMFNSLNALSEDNSLLTMPPWKNPYLLVAMLVSFGLHCLILYVPFLAQVFGVVPLGFNEWLLVICFSAPVILIDELLKLLARTTKSTQIKLKTA, from the exons atggaTGAGAAAGCGTTTCCTGCTTGGTCATGGTCTGTGGATGATTGCTTGAAAGCGTATAACGTAAAGCTTGAGAAAGGTTTGTGTTCATACGATGTAGAGAAGCAACGTGAAGTTCACGGGTGGAATGAGCTGAAAAAAGAGAAAGGGAAGCCAGTATGGGAGCTTGTGATTCAACAATTTGACGATATGCTTGTGAAGATCCTTGTTGTTGCCGCCTTCATTTCGTTCATGCTAGCATACTTTGAAGAAACAGATGAAAGCCAAGAATATTCAGGAGGAGGATATGTTGAACCTGTTGTGATCGTTTTAATCCTAATCCTAAATGCAATCGTGGGCGTTTGGCAAGAAACTAATGCCGAAAAAGCCCTGGAAGCTTTAAAGGAGATGCAATGCGAATCATGCAAGACTTTAAGAGACGGGTATTTGGTGCCCGACCTGCCCGCTAGAGAGCTTGTACCAGGAGATATTGTGGAGCTGCGAGTAGGGGATAAAGTCCCGGCAGACATGAGGGTGGCCGTTTTGAAAACTTCAACTTTAAGAGTGGAGCAGAGCTCTTTAACCGGTGAATCTGTTCCTGTTTTGAAAGGAAATCATACAATTAATGATGATGATTCATCATGTGATCTGCAGGCTAAAGATAACATGGTTTTCGGTGGGACAACGATTGTGAACGGGAGCTGTACATGCATTGTTGTCAACACCGGGATGAGGTCGGAGATCGGGGAGATACAGAAACAAATACATGAAGCCTCCATGGAAGAATCCGAGACCCCATtgaagaaaaagcttgatgaaTTTGGGAACAGTCTCACAACCGTGATCGGGGCTGTCTGTCTTGCTGTTTGGGTTATCAACTACAAGTATTTCCTGACGTGGGAGATGGCCGGCAGCTGGCCGACGGACATTCGCTTTTCATTCGACAAGTGCACGTATTATTTCAAAATATCCGTCGCCCTTGCAGTGGCTGCCATTCCGGAAGGTCTTCCTGCGGTTATCACCACCTGTTTGGCTCTGGGGACAAGAAAAATGGCTCAAAAGAAGGCGATTGTGAGGAAACTTGGTAGCGTGGAGACGTTAGGGTGCACGACTGTGATTTGTTCGGATAAAACAGGCACGTTAACCACCAATCAGATGTCTGTTTCTGAGATTTTCACGTTTGGAGGGAAAACAACAAACGCTCCTAGGATGTTTCATGTGGAAGGAACAACTTATGACCCAAAAGACGGGGGAATTGTGGATTGGAGTTGCTTCAATATGGATGCTAATCTACAAGCAGTTGCTGAAATATGTGCTGTCTGTAATGATGCGGGAATTTATTTTGATGGTCGTGTTTTCAGAGTAACGGGTCTGCCTACTGAAGCCGCTTTGAAGGTGTTGGTAGAGAAGATGGGGGTTCCCGATCCCGATGTCAAAGCAAGAAACAAGCAGATTATGGCAAACTATCTCATCGATAACAATAGTGTTAAATTAG gGTGCTGTGAATGGTGGATGAAAAGATCAAAGAGGGTTGGGACATTGGAGTTAGACCGTGTGCGCAAGTCGATGAGTGTTATTGTCCGCGAGCCAACAGGACAGAACCGGTTGCTTGTGAAG GGTGCAGTGGAGAGTCTGGTGGAGCGGAGTTCAGCAGTTCAGCTTGCGAATGGGCGTGTTGTTCCAATGGACGAAGCTTCTCGGGAGGTATTGCTTTGGAGACATGCAGAGATGAGTGGCAAAGGATTACGGTGTTTGGGTTTGGCTTATAAGGATGATCTTGGTGACCTTTCCGATTACAATGGCCAACACCATCCTCATCATCCTAAGTTGCTGGACCCGGCTTGCTATTCTTCCATTGAAACCGACCTTATCTTTGTTGGGGTTGTTGGTCTAAGG gATCCACCTCGTGATGAGGTTGATTCTGCTATTGAAGAGTGCCGTGGAGCGGGAATAAAAGTGTTGGTGATAACCGGAGACTATAAGTCAACCGCAGAGGCGATTTGTAAAGAAATCGGTCTGTTTGATGAATTTGAGGATCTGAGAGGTAAGAGTTTTACAGGTAAAGACTTCATGGGGCTGTCTCCATTGCAACAGAGAGATATTTTGTCAAAGCCTGGCGGGAAGGTGTTCTCTCGTGCTGAGCCAAGGCACAagcaagagatagtgaggatgcTTAAGGAGATGGGTGAAGTTGTGGCCATGACAGGAGATGGGGTCAATGATGCCCCTGCTTTGAAACTTGCTGATATTGGGATTGCCATGGGCATCACTGGAACAgag GTTGCTAAAGAGGCTTCTGATATGGTTCTAGCCGATGATAACTTTAGTACCATAGTTTCGGCTGTTGGCGAGGGTCGATCCATATACAACAATATGAAAGCTTTTATCAG GTACATGATTTCATCGAATGTTGGGGAGGTTATATCGATTTTCTTGAGTGCCGCAGTGGGGATACCGGAATGCATGATCCCTGTGCAGCTTCTATGGGTGAACTTGGTTACGGATGGTCCGCCTGCCACTGCACTTGGTTTTAACCCGGCTGATGTTGATATCATGAGGAAACCACCTCGTAAATCTAGCGAGGCCCTGATAGATTCATGGGTTCTGTTTCGGTACTTGGTGATCGGGTGTTATGTTGGGATTGCAACTGTTGGTGTGTTTGTGGTATGGTACACGCAGGCGTCCTTCCTGGGTGTGGATCTGATAGGAGAGGACGGGCATACGCTTGTCTCGGTATCTCAGCTCACAAACTGGGGAGACTGTCCTTCTTGGCCCGATTTCTCAGTCGCACCATTTGCAGTCGCCAGCAACCGGGTCATGGCTTTCCCAAACCCCTGCGACTATTTCACCACCGGAAAACTCAAACCAATGACTCTCTCCCTCTCCGTCTTGGTGGCCATCGAGATGTTTAATTCCCTAAACGCCCTTTCCGAAGACAACAGTTTGCTAACAATGCCCCCTTGGAAGAACCCTTACCTCCTTGTTGCCATGCTCGTTTCCTTTGGTCTCCACTGTTTGATTCTTTATGTTCCTTTCCTGGCTCAGGTG